In the Rubrivivax gelatinosus IL144 genome, GCGCTGCAACCTGACCTGCAAACACTGCTACGCGCTGTCGGCCGACCACGACTACGCCGGCGAGCTCTCCAAGGCCGAGGTCGACACGGTGATGGACGACCTGAAGGCCTATCAGGTGCCGGTGCTGATCCTCTCCGGCGGCGAGCCGCTGATGCGCCCGGACCTGTTCGAGATCGCCGAGCGCGCCAAGGCCATGCGCTTCTACACCGGCCTGTCGACCAACGGCACGCTGATCGACGCCCACTGCGCCGACCGCATCGCCGCCACCGGCTTCGACTACGTCGGCATCAGCCTGGACGGGCTGAAGGCCACGCACGACAAGTTCCGCCGCCTGGACGGCGCCTTCGACCGCAGCCTGGCCGCGGTGCGCCTGCTGCGTGCACGCGGCGTCAAGGTCGGCCTGCGCTTCACGATGACGGCGCTGAACCAGCAGGACCTGCCGGCGCTGCTGGCGCTGATGCGCGAGGAGCAGGTCGACAAGTTCTATTTCTCGCACCTGAACTACGCCGGCCGCGGCAACATCCACCGCGGCAAGGACTCGCAGTTCGCCGCCACGCGCCAGGCGATGGAGCTGCTGTTCGAACGCGCCTGGCAGAGCGTGCAGGAAGGCCGCGAAGAGGACTACGTCACCGGCAACAACGACGCCGACGGTCCCTTCCTGCTGCAGTGGGTGGCGGCGCGCTGGCCCGAGTGGGCCGAGGCGCTGCGCGAGCGGCTCGTCGCCTGGGGCGGCAACTCCAGCGGCGTCAACATCGCCAACATCGACAACCTCGGCAACGTGCACCCCGACACGATGTGGTGGCACCACTCGCTGGGCAACGTGCGCGAGCGGCCGTTCTCGGCGATCTGGAGCGACACCTCCGACCCGCTGATGGCCGGCCTGAAGGCGCACCCGCGCCCGGTCGGCGGCCGCTGCGCCGGCTGCCGACACTTCGCGATCTGCGGCGGCAACACGCGCGTGCGCGCCCAGCAGCTCACCGGCGACGCCTGGGCCGAAGACCCCGGCTGCTACCTCGACGACGAGGAGATCGGCCTGGCCGCCGGTGCCGATGCGGCGCGTGTCGCGCTGGCACCCTTCGGCCGCCGGGAGAGCGAGCATGCGTAGACGCGCGCTGAAGCTGCTGCTGGCCGCGGCCGTCGTCTGGATCGGCTGGGACGTCGCGCACGCCCAGGCCGCCAGCGAGCCCGCCGCCGCGCTGGCCGCCCCGGTGCTGTACACGACGCACTGCGCCGCCTGCCACGGCGCCCAGCGCACCGGCGCCATGGGCCCGGCGCTGCTGCCCGAGAGCCTGGAGCGCCTGCGCCCGGCCGAAGCGCGCAAGGTCATCGCCCAGGGCCGGCCGGCGACGCAGATGGCAGGGTTCGCCGACAAGCTGAGCGCCGCCGAGATCGACGCGCTGGCCGCCTGGGTCTACCAGCCGGTGAACCCGGCGCCGGCCTGGAGCGAGGCCGACATCCGCGCCTCGCGCGAAGAGACGCCGGGCGCGGCCAAGCTGCCGGCCAAACCGGTGTGGCGTGCCGACCCGATGAACCTCTTCGTCGTCGTCGAAGGCGGCGACCACCATGTCTCGCTGGTCGACGGCGACCGTTTCGAAGTCATCCACCGCTTCGCCAGCCGCTACGCGCTGCACGGCGGGCCCAAGTTCACGCCCGACGGGCGCTACGTCTTCTTCGGCAGCCGCGACGGCTGGATCACCAAGTACGACCTCTGGAACCTGACGGTGGTGGCCGAGGTGCGTGCCGGGCTCAACATGCGCAACATCGCCGTCAGCGGCGACGGCCGCTGGGTGATGGCGGCCAACTACCTGCCCAAGACCGTCGCGCTGTTCGACGCCGAGCTGAAGCTGGTGAAGACGATCCCCGCCCAGACGCTGGACGGCAAACAAGCCTCACGTGTCTCGGCCGTCTACGACGCCGCGCCGCGCCACAGCTTCGTCGTCGCGATGAAGGACATTCCCGAGGTCTGGGAGATCAGCTACGACCCCAAGGCCGAGCCGATCCACGACGGCTACGTGCACGACTACAAGATGGGCGAGGCGATCGCGACGCCGGGCTTCCTGAACCCGCGCCGCACCGTGCTCGACGAGCCGCTGGACGACTTCTTCTTCGACCAGGGCTACCGCCACCTGCTCGGCGCCACGCGGCCCAAGGCCGACGGGCAGGGCGCCAGCGCGCAGGTCGTCAACCTCGACATCCGGCGCAAGGTGGCCGACCTGCCGATCGCCGGCATGCCGCACCTGGGCTCGGGCATCACCTTCGGATGGAACGGCACGACGGTGCTCGCCAGCCCCAACCTCAAGGGCGGCGCGATCGACGTCATCGACATGAAGACCTGGAAGCCGGTGAAGACGATTCCGACGCCGGGCCCGGGCTTCTTCATGCGCAGCCACGAGGCCACGCCCTACGCCTGGACCGACTCGATGATGAGCCCGACGGCCAAGGACACGCTGACGCTGATCGACAAGGCGACGCTCTCGCCGGTGGCGACGATCCGCGAGCCCGGCAAGACGCTGGCGCACGTCGAGTTCACCAAGGACGGCCGCTACGCGCTGGCCAGCGTCTGGGAGCTGGACGGCGCGCTCGTCGTCTACGACGCCAGGACGCTGAAGGAAGTGAAGCGATTGCCGATGAGCAAGCCGGTCGGCAAGTACAACGTCTGGAACAAGATCACGCGCTCGGAGGGCACTTCGCACTAAGCGCAAAGCCCGTCCGGCGGCCTGTTCTTGATCAAAGCCAAATTGACCGGACTCAATACGATAAGAGTTCCCATTTGCATCGAGCCCCGGCGACCGTCACGCCAGAGGGCCCGGAAAGGAACCGTCCAGATGATCAAGCCCCTGCTGGCCGCGCTCGGCCTCGCCGTCGTGTCCGCCTCCGCGCTCGCCGCGCCCGAGGACATCGTCAAGAAGTCCGGCTGCCTGGCCTGCCACCAGGTCGACAAGAAGGTCGTCGGCCCGTCCTACAAGGAAGTCGCGGCCAAGTACAAGGGCAAGAAGGCCGACGCCCAG is a window encoding:
- a CDS encoding c-type cytochrome — its product is MIKPLLAALGLAVVSASALAAPEDIVKKSGCLACHQVDKKVVGPSYKEVAAKYKGKKADAQLFDKVRKGGGGVWGPIPMIPHTPQQISDADLKTVITWILAQ
- the nirJ gene encoding heme d1 biosynthesis radical SAM protein NirJ is translated as MFRISQYLRELDAAIRSGAWPAVRTPRPSGPVVIWNLIRRCNLTCKHCYALSADHDYAGELSKAEVDTVMDDLKAYQVPVLILSGGEPLMRPDLFEIAERAKAMRFYTGLSTNGTLIDAHCADRIAATGFDYVGISLDGLKATHDKFRRLDGAFDRSLAAVRLLRARGVKVGLRFTMTALNQQDLPALLALMREEQVDKFYFSHLNYAGRGNIHRGKDSQFAATRQAMELLFERAWQSVQEGREEDYVTGNNDADGPFLLQWVAARWPEWAEALRERLVAWGGNSSGVNIANIDNLGNVHPDTMWWHHSLGNVRERPFSAIWSDTSDPLMAGLKAHPRPVGGRCAGCRHFAICGGNTRVRAQQLTGDAWAEDPGCYLDDEEIGLAAGADAARVALAPFGRRESEHA
- a CDS encoding nitrite reductase, which produces MRRRALKLLLAAAVVWIGWDVAHAQAASEPAAALAAPVLYTTHCAACHGAQRTGAMGPALLPESLERLRPAEARKVIAQGRPATQMAGFADKLSAAEIDALAAWVYQPVNPAPAWSEADIRASREETPGAAKLPAKPVWRADPMNLFVVVEGGDHHVSLVDGDRFEVIHRFASRYALHGGPKFTPDGRYVFFGSRDGWITKYDLWNLTVVAEVRAGLNMRNIAVSGDGRWVMAANYLPKTVALFDAELKLVKTIPAQTLDGKQASRVSAVYDAAPRHSFVVAMKDIPEVWEISYDPKAEPIHDGYVHDYKMGEAIATPGFLNPRRTVLDEPLDDFFFDQGYRHLLGATRPKADGQGASAQVVNLDIRRKVADLPIAGMPHLGSGITFGWNGTTVLASPNLKGGAIDVIDMKTWKPVKTIPTPGPGFFMRSHEATPYAWTDSMMSPTAKDTLTLIDKATLSPVATIREPGKTLAHVEFTKDGRYALASVWELDGALVVYDARTLKEVKRLPMSKPVGKYNVWNKITRSEGTSH